The Deinococcus betulae DNA segment GGGCCGGAAGCCCACGTTGGCCACGCCGTGCCAGCGGCCGTGGTCGCCCTGCACCACCACGGCAAACACGCCCAGCGGCAGCGCCTTGCCGTCGGGCACCTGAAGGTTTGCGGTGGGCCAGCCCAGGGTGCGGCCCAGGCGGTCCCCCTGCACCACCACCCCCTGCGCGTCGTAGTGGCGGCCCAGCAGGCGGCGGGCGCCGTCCACATCGCCGGCGCGCAGGTATTCGCGCACCCGCGTGCTTTTGATGTCCTCGCCGCCCAGGCCGTGAATGGGCACCACCACGACCTCGGGGGCCACGGTTTTCAGGTCCTCTACGCCGCCCGCCCGGCCCCGGCCAAAGTGAAAGTCCTCGCCCACCACAATCGCCTGCGGGCGCAGGGTGCGCAGGTCATCTAAAAAGGCGTCTTTGGGCCGCGCGGCAAATTCGGGGGTAAAGGCCGCCGCAATCGTCTCGTCTACCCCGTAGCGCGCCAGCAGATCGAGCTTCTCGGGGAGGGTGGACAGAAACTCGACGCCCTGCGTCAGCACGCGCGTGGGCGGGTCAAAGGTGTACACCACGCTGGGGACGCGGTGTTCGCGCGCCTTGGCCTTGAGCTGGGCAATCAGGGCCTGGTGCCCCAGGTGCATCCCGTCAAACGAGCCGATGGCGACGGCGGTGGCCGTGTTCGGTCGCTGGGCCGGGGAAACGTAGGTTTTCACGCGCGCTCCGCCAGGCGCTGCAGGGCAAACAGCGCCGCCGTGACGGTGGACGCGCTGCCAGCCACCGAGCCGTCCCGCAGGCCGGCCAGCACCTGCGCGGGCGGCTGCCACACCACCTCCAGACCTTCCTCGTCCTCGTCGTGGGGCAGTTTGCTGGGGCGCAGGTTGGTGGCTTCAAAGACGTGCAGCGCCTCGTCGCAGAAGCCGGGGCTGCTGTAAAAGTGCGTCAGCAGGGTCATGTCGCCGTCCAGCCCGGCCTCCTCCTGAAGTTCCCGCCGGGCGGCTGCTTCGGGGGTTTCGCCGCCGTCTATCAGGCCGGCCGGCGCCTCCAGGGTGACCCGGCCCACCGCCCGGCGCTGCTGGCGCACCAGCAGCATCTCTCCGTGCTCGTTCAGGGCCAGCACCGCCACGGCGTCGTCGTGGCGCACCACCTCCCACTTGCCGTCCAGCACCTCCAGCCGCACGATATGGCCGTCGTAGATCACCCGCGTGTCGCTGCTCATCTTGCGGCAACTGTAATGCACGGCCCGCCGGACCGGGCAGCGCCCTACACTGCGGGCATGGTCACCCGAGCGGAGCTGGAGGCGCGCGAGGCCGCTGCGCTGGCCCCCTACGCCACCCTTAGCCGCACCGCCACGCGCGAACACCCCGAGCGTGAAAGCGAGACCCGCACCGCCTTTCAGAAAGACCGTGACCGGGTGCTGCACACCACGGCCTTCCGCCGCCTGGAGGCCAAGACGCAGGTGTTTCTTTCGGCGGCGGGCGACCACTACCGCACCCGCCTGACCCATACGTTAGAGGTCAGTCAGGTGGCCCGCAGCGTGGCCCTGACGCTGGGCCTCAACGAGACCCTGGCCGAGACCATCGCTCTGACGCACGATCTGGGGCATCCTCCCTTTGGGCATGCGGGCGAGCGCGTCCTCAATACTCTGATGGCCGGGCAGGGCGGCTTTAACCACAACACTCAGGCCCGGCGCATTGTCACCGAACTGGAGCGGCCCAAGGGCGAATACGCCGGTCTGAACC contains these protein-coding regions:
- a CDS encoding NUDIX domain-containing protein → MSSDTRVIYDGHIVRLEVLDGKWEVVRHDDAVAVLALNEHGEMLLVRQQRRAVGRVTLEAPAGLIDGGETPEAAARRELQEEAGLDGDMTLLTHFYSSPGFCDEALHVFEATNLRPSKLPHDEDEEGLEVVWQPPAQVLAGLRDGSVAGSASTVTAALFALQRLAERA
- the ribF gene encoding riboflavin biosynthesis protein RibF: MKTYVSPAQRPNTATAVAIGSFDGMHLGHQALIAQLKAKAREHRVPSVVYTFDPPTRVLTQGVEFLSTLPEKLDLLARYGVDETIAAAFTPEFAARPKDAFLDDLRTLRPQAIVVGEDFHFGRGRAGGVEDLKTVAPEVVVVPIHGLGGEDIKSTRVREYLRAGDVDGARRLLGRHYDAQGVVVQGDRLGRTLGWPTANLQVPDGKALPLGVFAVVVQGDHGRWHGVANVGFRPTVEGRTRRFEVHLFDFGGNLYGEELQVKFFTRLRGEQKFAGLDELKAQIARDAEAAREALKDVR